The bacterium DNA window CAGCAAATTCGTTCGGCCAAGGGCTATTTGCTCTTCGACGACGTCTTCGGAATGTTGGATTTCGGGCGGGGCCGCCAACGTCGCACGCCTTCAATGTCCCTGCTTCAGCAAGAATTGGGCTCGCGCTTGGTGGCCTTCGGCGGAGTTTCCAAGGAGTTCGCGGCCGGCGGGCTGCGCTTCGGCTTCGCGCTGGTCGGGGATCCGAGGCTGGCTCAGGCGATGCAAAGGCACGCCGCCCCGTCGCCCGATCCGCTGGCCTTGACCGTGGCGCCGGCGATGCTGAGCCACTGGCGGCCGCTGGTCGAGGAGCATCGCACCTATCTGAGCTCCCGGGCCTACCAGCTGGAGCAGGTCTTCCGCGAGCGCCAGCTGCCGATCTTGGAGGCCCAGGGCGGATATTCGCTGCTCGCCAACCTCGAGTTCCTTTACGGGCGTCGGATGCGCTTGCGCGGCGGCGGCGAGGCCGTCCTCGGGCCCAACAACCTCCACGATTTGCTCTACAGCGAGGCCGGTCTCAAGGTTTACTCGGATGCCTGGGCTCATCAGCCTCATCACTACCGTCTCGTTTTTTCGATCGATCGCATCGAAGAGGCGGCGAATCGGCTGCGAAAATTTTTCCGCGCCGCGCGATAGTGGTGTCATCCCGAGCGAAGCGAGGGATCCTTGCGGAGTTTCTTTAAGCCAAGAGACTCCGCAAGGATTCCTCGTCGCTTCGCTCCTCGGAATGACCTGCTCATTCACCTTGACTTCTTTTCGGCCCGGCGTAATAAGGGGGCCTCTTCCAGGAAAATTCATCGGTCCATCCGTGGACTTATCCACAGCGGAGGCTTGTTCATCATGAACGTCTACTCGGTCCGTCTTTTGCCCAGCCTGAAGATCAAATTGTGTCAATTCCTTGGCATCGCCACCTCGATGGCGGTGGAGGAGCTCGGCCTTCGCCTGGAAAGCCTGGAGCGGAAATTGGATCGCCTCGATGTCCAGCTCCGCCGTTCGGCCAACCGGGTCCTGCCGGTTCTCGAAGGCCGGGTCGGCGCCAAGACCGTAAAAAAAAAACCAAGCTTATCGCGGCCGGCTCGCCCGGTGGCGGCCGTTACGCCGCCTAAAAAGAAACGCCCCGAGCTCAAGCCCCTTCCGCCTCCGGTCGAAGAGGGCGCTGGCCCAAGCTTGAGCCCGGCCGAAGTGGCGGCGGAATTGGCGGCCTTGCAAGAAGCCGCCCCTTTGCGGCAGCCCGAGGCCCTGGTCCTTCTCCAAGCCGACGAAAACACCCGGCGCAGCGCCGCCGAGCACTTCGGACCCGAGGTCAAGATCCTCGAAGCTTCCGAGCTGGCGGACTTGGAGGTCGCCTTCGACACCCATCAAGTTTTAGCCTTGTTTTTTGACCGGGCTCAATTGGGCCAGCCCGAGTTTCGCGGAACCCTCGAAATTTTGGCCCAAGCCCACCCCGAGACCCGGATGATCGGACTGTCGAGCTATCTCACCTTGGCTTTGGCCGATTCTCTTCCTCAGCGCGAAGATTTCGCGACCTTTCTGACCCGGCCGCTGAGCGCCCAAGCCCTGGCCGAAGCCTTCGGCGGCGCCAAACGCCAAGCTATCTCCTGAAGGGGTCGACTTCACCCGGTTTGAGCGGAGTCTTGGGGCGCTTCTTCTCCTCTTCCCGGATGCGACGGACTTTTTCGGCGTCGGTGTCGGTGGGTTGGCCCACGGTTCGGGCCAGCTCGTTGGTCATCCGGGCGGTGATCAAGTCGCGAATGCTGCCCTGACCCTTGATGTCGGCCTCGAGGAACTTCTCGATCTTCTCGTTGCTCGCCGAAGTCGCCATCAAAGCGTCGAGCATGTCGCGGAAGGAGAAGGAGGGGCCGAGCCGCCCGATGACGTCGAGCATGCTCTGGCAATCCTTGCACACCGGCTTGAACCAACCGGCCTTTTCTTGACAATAAAGGCACTTTCCCAATTCAATTCTCCTTCATGACCAGATTCCTTAATTTTTCGAGGAGAAGAAAGTGAAATCTCTCGTCCAGGAATACCTTCAAGAGCTTTTCGACTTTCAACCGGTCTGGGCCTTGGCTTCGGGGCGGCTCCAGGCAGCGGCCAAGACCGCCGATTTGTCGGAGGCCCGGATCGCCCGGCACCTGGCCGCGATGGCCAAGATCTCGCGGAAGCTTGGGCGGGCTCGGCCCCGGGCTTGGGGAGAGGCTCGGCTGGAATGGGAGCTGCTTCGCAGCGACGTGAAGCTGCGGGAGCGGGAGTGGAAGCGGACCCGCAAATACCGGATCGATCCCTCGATGTATGTCGGCGAGCTGACCTATGGCCTTTGGTACCTGTTGCTCCGGGTGGATTCGCCGAAGCTCAAGGTCGAAGCCGCTTTGGCCCGGATGAACGAGGCCGGTAGCCTGTTGGAGGCCGCCCGGCGAAACCTGCGGCGGCCGCCCCGGCTTTGGACCCGGTTGGCGATCGAGGAGACCGGCGGATTGTTGGCCTTCCTGGCCGACGTGCGGGCGGAGCTGCTTCAGCTGGCGCCGAAGCGGGCCGCCGAGATCCGCGCGGCTTACGCCCGGGCCAAGGCGACCGTCGAGGGCTTCCGCGAGTTCTACCGGGGGCCCTTGCTCAAGCGCTCGACCGGACGCTTCGCGGTGGGCCGCCGGGAATATGATTTCTTGCTGAAGAACTACCACCACTACACGATCGATTCGAAGCGGCTGCGCCGGATCGGCGAGGAGCAATTCAAGCTGGCCCGCCGAGCCTTGGTCGAGCAAGCCCGGCGCATCGATCCGAAAAAGAGCTGGCCGGGCTTGGTCGAAGAGGCCAAGCGGCGCCATCCCTCGGCCGAGCGCCTGCTTTCGGTCTACCGCCGCGAGACCGCCGCGCTGCGCAGCTTCGTCCGCCGCAATAAAATCGTCAGCCTGCCGCGCGGCGAATCGCTCCGGGTCATCGAGACGCCGGAATTCACCCGCAACACGATTCCCTTCGCGGCCTACGTCGACCCGCCGATGTTCGGCGGCAAAAACCAAGGCACCTTCTTCGTCACGCCGGTCACGGCCAAAGGCAAGAAACGGGAAGAGCTGCTCGGCGAGCACAGCTACGGGGCGCTGCGGGTGACCGCGCTTCATGAGGGCTATCCCGGCCATCATTTGCAGTTCGCGGTCCAGAAGCATGCTCCGGGCACGATGATGAAGATCTACAACTGCAGCAGTTTCTTCGAGGGCTGGGCCCTTTATTGCGAGGAGCTGATGCACGAGGCCGGCTACTACGACGATTGGGGCCGGCTTCTGCAATTGAAGGACAAGCTGTGGCGGGCTTGCCGCATCTTGGTCGACGTCGGCCTTCATACCGGGACCATGAGCGATGCCCAAGCCGTGCGCTTCATGGCCAAGGAGCTCAAGATGAGCCCGGCTTCGGCCCGGGCCGACGTCAACTGGTACACGATGCGGCCGACCGTGCCGCAAAGCTATTTGACCGGCATGCTTCGCCTCCGCGAGCTTCGCGAGAAGTGCCGGCGAAAGTGGGGGAGGAGATTTAATTTCCAGCGCTTCCACGATGCGGTCTTGCGCTACGGCGCGATTCCGGTTCCCTTGCTCGAAAAGGTCTTGCTCGCAAAGGGCCTTGCCTGAACCAAGCCGTCTGCGTATAGCTTGGCCATGGCGCCGCTGCTGATCTTCGACCTCGACGGAACCCTCATCGATTCCAAAAAGGACATCGCCAACAGCCTCAACTTCGCCTTGGAGGAAGAGGGCATGCCGACCTTGCCCCATGAGCAGATCGAGGCCTTGGTCGGCCACGGCGCCCGGACTCTGGTGCGCGACGCCTTGGGTCATCCGAGCGAAGAGAAAGTCGGCCGGGTTTTCCAAAGTTTTTGGCGGCGCTACCTCGATCACTGCCTGGATGAAACCCACCTGTATCCCGGCGTCGCCCGTTTCCTCGCAAGCCATGCCGATTGGCCGATGGCCGTGGTCACCAACAAGCCTGAAGTGTTTTCGCAAAAGATATTGGAGGGCCTGAAAGTCCGCTCCCATTTCCGCTGGCTGATCGGCGGCGACACCCTGACGGTGCAGAAGCCGGATCCGGCGGTTTTCGATCCGATCTTCCAGGAGTGGCGGGGCGAGGGACCGGGCCTGATGGTCGGCGACTCTCACGTCGATATCGAATGCGGCCGGGCGGCCGGGTTGCTGACCTGCGCGGTGACCTACGGTTTTCGGACGAGGGAAGAGCTGGTCGAATGCCGGCCGGATTTTTTAATCGAGAGCTTTTCCGATTTCGACGACCTGCCATTTTTCAAAGCTCGGGCGGAGGCGATGGAATGATCCGCCGATCTTCCGCCCGTCTCGCCATCGGAATTTTCGCTTTGGGCCTTCTGCTGCCTTTGTCCTCGGCCGAAGCCAACAAGAAGAAAGAATCGGGCGGAACTCCTCATTGGGTCGCCGATGTTCCCATTCCCAAAAATGAAAAGCTCTTTTTGGTGGTGAAAGGCAGCTTCGCCGACAAGAGGTCGGCCGAGGAGCTGCGCCGCTTCATCCAACAATTGATGGTCAAGGTGCCGGGCGACGGTATCGACGACAGCGGGAATTACTCGGGCTTGCCCCCGGGCAAATACATCGTCGGCATGCTCTTCGACACTCGCGAGCGCGCTCTCTGGTGGCAGGACTTTTCCTATCGCAACCGCAAGGTGGGGAAGGGCACCATCAAGGAAGTGACGGTGGTGAAGGATAGCGACCTTCCTTATATGCCCTCAGCCTCCCGTCCCCGGCCCAAGGCCTTGGTTTCCGAGGAGGAGGCTCTGGCCCAGGTCAAGGCTCTGCCCGACGTCAAGCGTTTGGCCACCCGGAAGAAGCTGCGCTATAAGTTCACCGATTATCCGCGCAATGGCGACCTTCGCTATGAGATCGAAATCATGGAAGATAAAGGGAAAAGAGACCCGGTCATGGTCGATTTCGTGATGGTCAGCGCGATCAGCGGCCAGGTGGTGGAGCGGCTCTCCGAGGCCCTCGGCCAAAAAATCGAATAAGTAGGAAATGGTACACAACTCAGGCTGGGAAGGCCTCGATAAAACCTCAAATCGGCTTTACCAATTTGCAACGCTTTCAAGCCTGAAAGGGCCCCTGATTGACGCCCCCATACCAGCTCCAGTTTGCGGGTGATACCCAGACCCGAGGCCTTTACCAAGACCTCCTCGCCGCCGGTGAGACCGATGCCACTCTGGACTCCGGTTTTTCCTCGCTGTCCTATTCGGGCATACGGCGAAGCTCCACCCAAGGGGCCACCGACCGTCGACTGCAGGGCGCCGAGCTTTTCGAAAAGGCGGTTTCCCGTCCCGCGGCCTACCGCCGCTTCGCTTTGGAGCCCCTGCCTTGGCAAGCCTCGGGCGATGCGACTTCGGTGGAGGTGTTGCGCCGTTTCGATGCCAGCGTGGCCGCCTGGCGCACGGACAACAATCTGCCCAGCGGCGTCAACCGGGCCTTGGCCCAGCATGTCTTCGATTGGGTGACCTCCAGCTCCGGCCTCGGACTGACGATCGTCGAGAATGAGGCGGAGCGCAACGTCGATCAAGTCTTTGCCAGCCGCCGCGGCGACTGCACCGAATCCACCAAGACGCTTTTGAACTTGCAGAGCCGGGTCGGCTTCAATCCTTACCCGGTGTGGGTTCACGTCGATAGCGACGGCAACCGTGCTCAGCACATCGTCACCGGCTTGGACATCAATGGGCAGACTTACCTGCTCGATCCGGTGTTTGGGGGCTTCAACCAGCCTCACCGCCGCTACACTCGCCTGAGCTTGAGGGAGTTCCTGGCCTGGCATTGGAATAACCGAGCGCTGGACCTGCGCAGCTCGGCTCCCCAGACGGCCCTGACTCGATTCACCCGGGCTCTTCAAATCGATCCCAACAATCCTCATATCTTGCTGAACCGCGGCATGGTCCGCCGGGACAATCTCAGCGATGCGACGGGAGCGAGGGCCGATTTTCAAGCGGCCTTGGCCTTGGATGCCTCCTTTTCACCGGCTTCCTTCGAGCTGGGGAATATGGCCTTCGATGCCGGCAATTACGGTGACGCTGCGACCTTTTACCGCCAGGCGGTGACCTCCGATCCCCAAAACCCCGGCTACCGGCGTAATTTGATTCTGGCCCTTGGTCACTTGGGCCGGACCCAGGAAGCGGGTCCCCATTTCACCATTCTTTGCCGCCTTGACCCGGATGCCCGGGACCTGGCGCGGCTGGCTCGAACGATCGGAGCCCGGTATACGGCCAGGCCGGTGGCCACCACCCGCTGATTTCGGGGTTCTTCCTCCCCCGCCTTTTCCTTCACTTGAGGTCTCTGCCCCCAATTTCGAGGAAAATGCAGTCCTGAGGAATTTTCATTTTTCAAAATAAATCATTTAATATCATATAGTTATAAAATATTAAGCAACCTTTCAGCCCTGGCACCACCTTTGCTTTAAAGTCTGGTGCACACGTTCTAAAGCGTTGCCGGGGGCATGCTGAAGAAGGAGCATGGCCATGGCCACGCAACTGATCAGCAAGCCGAAAAATTCTTCCCTCTCGAAATTCCAAAACATCATCGCTTCGAAGTCCTTCACCCCGGTTGCCGAGCTTCCGGCCCTCCCGATCGCGACCTTCGCCACTACTGCCAACGTCCCCAGCCTCGATACCCAGGCCCTCCAAGCCGCCTTCGAAACCGAACTGAACACCGTCAAGGCCAGCCTCCTGAAGGCCCAGCGTTCAGCCACCCTGGCCCGCAGCCAGTCGCTGAGCAGCACCCAGGCCCAGTCGATGAACCAGGAAGCCCAGAACAGCTACGATGCGGCCCTTGCCTCGCTGAAGAAGCTGGTTTCGATCTCCAACCGCCTCGGTGGTGAGAGCCGTCGCAAGGCCCGCATGATCGAGGGTGCCGCCGAGTGGCGCCAGGTTCGTCACAGCATTGCCCGCAACCTTCAGGTCGCTTTGGCCGCCTAATCGAGGCCTAGAAGCCCGGATTTGGGCGAATTTGAGGGGCTAGACCCCCAAAAATCCCGACCCAATACCGTGCGGCGCGTCATTCCTTGGGTCTAGCTTCAATCGGAGAAAACCTCATCTAAAATAGCTAGTTAGGACTTTGTCGGTTCCCGTTTCACCGCGGATTTGCGAGCTTGGCACATCGGTTGCTAATCATTCTGCTTGGATGAGAAGAGGCGCCGGACTCCAAGGCGCTGTTTGAAAGGGGACACATCTAATGGCACCCAAAGCTCCTAAAGCGACCGAGACCTCCGGCAATAGTTTTTCCTTCGGGGATTTTGCCGCGCTAAATGGCTCTCTCGGTAGTAAACCTAAAGGCTCTGGCAAATCGGGCAAACCGGCTCCAACGGCCAAGCCGAAATCGACGCCTGTTCAAAACAACGAAGTTTCGCGTTCCGGCATCATCATGCTGGGCGGACTGACTATCATGAGCGACAAGCAACGGAAGAAGGCTCTCAATGCGGGCGAGTTGCCCAAGTGGCGGCCCTACGTGGCTTCGTCCCACGTGAGCGGCACTTATACGCCCAAGGGCGTGAAGCCGCTGCGTCCGGCCGCTGGCGCGGTTCCGGAGCGTGCGACTGGCAGCGTTTCGCGGCCGGCCGGACGTGGAACCACTCACAAAGTCAACGTTCCGCATCCCAACAATGCCTTGGGCGTCATGCCCCGGCCGAAGCCCGGTTATCAGCTCCTCCTCGGAGCCACCATGACCTACGGCGGGGAAACCAAGCTGAACAATGGAAAGCCGATCGACGCCAACTACTTTGAAGACGCCCACTTGTTGTAAGCGTTGAGCGATTTGGGGGTACACGGGGTCAAGCCTGGGGGCTTGACCCCTTTTTTTTGCCGTGTTTAAACCTCGGCAAGACCCGGCATTGCCGGGTCGCGCAGCAAATTCGCAGAATTTGTCGGAGTTTAATAATCATGGGCAGCTACACCTCCTCGCTCTTCTCCTACCAGCGCCGCAAAACCCGCGAAGTGAAGGTTGGCAACGTCGGCGTCGGTGGCTCCAATCCCATCCGTGTCCAGTCGATGACCATCTCCGACACGATGGATACCGAGGCGGTGGTGAAGGAGGCGCGGGGCCTGGTCGAAGCCGGCTGCGAGATCGTCCGGATCACCGCCCCCACCATTCATCACGCCGAGAACCTCAAGAACATCCGGGCCCGGTTGCAGGCCGAAGGCATCAAGGTGCCGCTGGTGGCCGACATCCATTTCACGCCCCAGGCCGCGATGATTGCGGCCGATCACGTCGAAAAGGTCCGGGTGAACCCCGGCAACTACGCCGACCGCAAGCTCTTCGCGGTCAAGGAATACACCGACGCCGAGTACGAGGCCGAGTTGGCGCGGATGGCCGAGAAATTCATCCCGCTGGTCCGCAAGTGCAAGGCGCGCGGGGTCGCCATGCGCATCGGCACCAATCACGGCAGCTTGAGTGACCGGATCATGAATCGCTATGGCGACACGCCGCTGGGCATGGTCGAATCGGCTTTGGAGTTCGTCCGACTGGCCGAAGCCGAGAGCTATAAGGATCTGATCATTTCCATGAAGGCCAGCTCGCCCTTCGTCATGATCGAGGCTTACCGATTGCTGGCTCAACGGATGGCCGAGTTGGGCATGGATTATCCTTTCCACCTGGGAGTCACCGAGGCCGGGGAGGGCGAGGACGGCCGGATCAAATCGGCGATCGGCATCGGTTCGCTGCTCGAGGACGGCATCGGCGACACGGTCCGGGTTTCGCTGACCGAAGACTCGATTTACGAAATTCCAGTGGCTCAGGCCTTGGTCCGTAAGTTCAACCGCCTGCAAAACGCTTCGGTCGCCCCTTCGAGCGAGCCCATCGAGATCTCCTGGAACCCGATGGAGCGAAAGCGTCGCGACAGTCAGGCGGTGCTGGCCGAAGGCTGGAAGCTGGGAGCGGCCGCGACTTACGCCGTCGTCGTGACCTATCCCTTAAGCACTTCCGATGTTGGCGGTTTGGCCGAGCTCGAGGCTTGGGTCAAGCAACGCAAGGCCGATGCTCCGAAAATGGATTTGCTCTTCCTGGACCCGCCGGCGGGAGTTTCGCCGGAGGAGCTCGATGCCTTGCGGGACAAAGCCGCCGGGCTTTTGCCCGAGATCCGTTTGGGATTGGTCACCCGCGATCAATCGGCCGCCCGCGAGGCCTTGGTGGTCTGGGACGCCGCCCGTTTCCACGTCTCGCCGGCCAGCGAGGACTTGGCGATCAAGGATTTGGCGCGGTTGGCCCAGAAGAATCATAAAGTCCTCGATCTACGCTTTTCCTCGGTCGAGGAGCTGAAGAAGCGGCTCGAGGTGCTGAAGCTCGCCGCCCCGGTTGTCCTCAGCCTCGAGTCGAGGAGCTCGATTGCGGACTATCGCCGGGCCGCCGCCATCCTCGACAAGGAAGGCGTTCGCCATCCGCTCAAACTGTCGATCGACGCCTCGGCTCTGGAAGAGCCGATCCTCGAAGGCTCCTCGGCCCTGGGCTCGCTCCTGATGGACGGTCTGGGCGACGCGGTCGAGGTTCGAGGGACCTCGGTCGAGGAATCGGTTCGTCTCAGCTTCAACATCCTCCAGGCTTCGCGGCTTCGGATCAGCAAGGCCGAGTTCATCGCCTGTCCTTCCTGCGGCCGCACGCTCTTCGATCTTCAGACCACGACCCAGCGGATCAAGGCCAAGACCCAGCACCTGAAGGGCGTGAAAATCGCCATCATGGGCTGCATCGTCAACGGCCCCGGCGAGATGGCCGACGCCGATTTCGGCTATGTCGGCGGCGGGCCCGGGCGGATCCACCTCTACGTCGGCAAGGATTGCGTCGAGAAGAACATCCCCTCCGAGATCGCCGACGAAAAACTGATCGAACTCATCAAGAAACACAACCGATGGGTGGAAGCCCCAGCCTCATGAAACAATCCCTGCTCTTGATCCCCACCCTCCGCGAGGCCCCGGCCGATGCCGAGGTCATTAGTCACAAGCTCATGCTCCGGGCCGGAATGATCCGAAAGACCGCTGCCGGAGTTTACACCTTCTTGCCTTTGGCGTTGAGGACGCTGGAGAAGATCGAACGGATCATCCGCGAGGAGATGGTTCGGGACGAGGCTCAGGAAGTGCTTTTGCCGATGGTGATGCCGGCCGAGCTTTGGCAGGAGACCGGCCGCTGGGATTTCTACGGGAAGGAGCTGCTCCGCTTCAAGGACCGCCACGACCGCGATTTTTGCCTGGGACCGACCCATGAGGAAGCGGTGACCGATTTGGTGCGGCAGAATGTCAGCTCCTACCGCCAGCTTCCGCTCAACCTCTTTCAGATCCAAACCAAGTTCCGCGACGAGATCCGGCCGCGCTTCGGCTTGATGCGGGGCCGCGAGTTTATCATGAAGGACGGCTACTCCTTCGATGTCGATGAAGAGGCCGCCAAGAAGACCTATTGGCGGATGTACGAGGCTTACAAGCGCATCTTCGCCCGTTGCGGCCTGGTCTTCCGGCCGGTCGAGGCGATGACCGGCGCCATCGGCGGCACTTTGAGCCACGAGTTCCAGGTCCTGGCCAAGAGCGGCGAGGACCCCATCTTGACCTGCACCCAATGCGATTATGCCGCCAACGTCGAGAAGGCCGCCTTGAAAACCGTGGCGGGCATGCCCCAGGCCGCCGTCGGTGGAAAATTCCAGAAAGTCGCAACGCCGGGGAAGACCAGCGTGGAGGACGTCAGCCGCCTCCTACAAAAAACACCGGCCCAATTGCTGAAGATCGTGCTTTTTGAAACCGAGAAGGGCCCGGTGGCTGGGCTGGTCCGCGGCGACCACGAGATCGTCCCGGCCAAACTGCAGCAGGCTTTCAGCGCCAGTAAGCTCGAGATGGCGACGCCGGCGACCATCGAGAAGCTGGGCAGCGCCGTCGGCTTCACCGGACCGATCGGCCTGAAGATCCCGATCTACGCCGACGCCGCGGTGGCCGCGATGAGCGACTTCATCGCCGGCTCCAACGAGCGTGATTTTCATTTGACCGGCGTCGAGCTGAGTGACTTCAAGGTCGAGGCTTTTGTCGATCTCCGCCGAGCCATGCCCGGAGATCCTTGTCCAGCCTGCACTGGCGGGGTGTACGAAGAACACCGCGGGATCGAGGTCGGTCATGTCTTCTTCCTCGGCACCAAGTATTCGGAATCGATGAAAGCCAATTTTTTGGACGAGAAGGGCCAGGAGCGGATCACGGTCATGGGTTGCTACGGCATCGGTGTCAGCCGGACCGCGGCTGCCGCCATCGAGCAGAACCACGACGACAACGGCATCATTTGGCCCTATCCGATCGCGCCCTTCCAGTTTCATCTGGTCAGCCTGAACGTTGGCGACGCGGCGGTGATGGAAGCCAGCCGCCAGCTCTACCAAAAGCTCA harbors:
- the ispG gene encoding (E)-4-hydroxy-3-methylbut-2-enyl-diphosphate synthase, with translation MGSYTSSLFSYQRRKTREVKVGNVGVGGSNPIRVQSMTISDTMDTEAVVKEARGLVEAGCEIVRITAPTIHHAENLKNIRARLQAEGIKVPLVADIHFTPQAAMIAADHVEKVRVNPGNYADRKLFAVKEYTDAEYEAELARMAEKFIPLVRKCKARGVAMRIGTNHGSLSDRIMNRYGDTPLGMVESALEFVRLAEAESYKDLIISMKASSPFVMIEAYRLLAQRMAELGMDYPFHLGVTEAGEGEDGRIKSAIGIGSLLEDGIGDTVRVSLTEDSIYEIPVAQALVRKFNRLQNASVAPSSEPIEISWNPMERKRRDSQAVLAEGWKLGAAATYAVVVTYPLSTSDVGGLAELEAWVKQRKADAPKMDLLFLDPPAGVSPEELDALRDKAAGLLPEIRLGLVTRDQSAAREALVVWDAARFHVSPASEDLAIKDLARLAQKNHKVLDLRFSSVEELKKRLEVLKLAAPVVLSLESRSSIADYRRAAAILDKEGVRHPLKLSIDASALEEPILEGSSALGSLLMDGLGDAVEVRGTSVEESVRLSFNILQASRLRISKAEFIACPSCGRTLFDLQTTTQRIKAKTQHLKGVKIAIMGCIVNGPGEMADADFGYVGGGPGRIHLYVGKDCVEKNIPSEIADEKLIELIKKHNRWVEAPAS
- a CDS encoding DUF885 domain-containing protein, whose product is MKSLVQEYLQELFDFQPVWALASGRLQAAAKTADLSEARIARHLAAMAKISRKLGRARPRAWGEARLEWELLRSDVKLREREWKRTRKYRIDPSMYVGELTYGLWYLLLRVDSPKLKVEAALARMNEAGSLLEAARRNLRRPPRLWTRLAIEETGGLLAFLADVRAELLQLAPKRAAEIRAAYARAKATVEGFREFYRGPLLKRSTGRFAVGRREYDFLLKNYHHYTIDSKRLRRIGEEQFKLARRALVEQARRIDPKKSWPGLVEEAKRRHPSAERLLSVYRRETAALRSFVRRNKIVSLPRGESLRVIETPEFTRNTIPFAAYVDPPMFGGKNQGTFFVTPVTAKGKKREELLGEHSYGALRVTALHEGYPGHHLQFAVQKHAPGTMMKIYNCSSFFEGWALYCEELMHEAGYYDDWGRLLQLKDKLWRACRILVDVGLHTGTMSDAQAVRFMAKELKMSPASARADVNWYTMRPTVPQSYLTGMLRLRELREKCRRKWGRRFNFQRFHDAVLRYGAIPVPLLEKVLLAKGLA
- a CDS encoding proline--tRNA ligase, whose protein sequence is MKQSLLLIPTLREAPADAEVISHKLMLRAGMIRKTAAGVYTFLPLALRTLEKIERIIREEMVRDEAQEVLLPMVMPAELWQETGRWDFYGKELLRFKDRHDRDFCLGPTHEEAVTDLVRQNVSSYRQLPLNLFQIQTKFRDEIRPRFGLMRGREFIMKDGYSFDVDEEAAKKTYWRMYEAYKRIFARCGLVFRPVEAMTGAIGGTLSHEFQVLAKSGEDPILTCTQCDYAANVEKAALKTVAGMPQAAVGGKFQKVATPGKTSVEDVSRLLQKTPAQLLKIVLFETEKGPVAGLVRGDHEIVPAKLQQAFSASKLEMATPATIEKLGSAVGFTGPIGLKIPIYADAAVAAMSDFIAGSNERDFHLTGVELSDFKVEAFVDLRRAMPGDPCPACTGGVYEEHRGIEVGHVFFLGTKYSESMKANFLDEKGQERITVMGCYGIGVSRTAAAAIEQNHDDNGIIWPYPIAPFQFHLVSLNVGDAAVMEASRQLYQKLSAAGVEVLWDDRDESPGVKFKDSDLLGIPYRLVVGAKGLKEGLVEVKTRRDGALEKIPVEKAADRALELHRRAVPAS
- a CDS encoding tetratricopeptide repeat protein, with amino-acid sequence MTPPYQLQFAGDTQTRGLYQDLLAAGETDATLDSGFSSLSYSGIRRSSTQGATDRRLQGAELFEKAVSRPAAYRRFALEPLPWQASGDATSVEVLRRFDASVAAWRTDNNLPSGVNRALAQHVFDWVTSSSGLGLTIVENEAERNVDQVFASRRGDCTESTKTLLNLQSRVGFNPYPVWVHVDSDGNRAQHIVTGLDINGQTYLLDPVFGGFNQPHRRYTRLSLREFLAWHWNNRALDLRSSAPQTALTRFTRALQIDPNNPHILLNRGMVRRDNLSDATGARADFQAALALDASFSPASFELGNMAFDAGNYGDAATFYRQAVTSDPQNPGYRRNLILALGHLGRTQEAGPHFTILCRLDPDARDLARLARTIGARYTARPVATTR
- a CDS encoding HAD-IA family hydrolase, producing MAPLLIFDLDGTLIDSKKDIANSLNFALEEEGMPTLPHEQIEALVGHGARTLVRDALGHPSEEKVGRVFQSFWRRYLDHCLDETHLYPGVARFLASHADWPMAVVTNKPEVFSQKILEGLKVRSHFRWLIGGDTLTVQKPDPAVFDPIFQEWRGEGPGLMVGDSHVDIECGRAAGLLTCAVTYGFRTREELVECRPDFLIESFSDFDDLPFFKARAEAME